The Cetobacterium sp. ZOR0034 genome has a segment encoding these proteins:
- the kdsB gene encoding 3-deoxy-manno-octulosonate cytidylyltransferase, producing MKFLGVIPARYESTRLPRKPLKDICGHTMIEWVYKRAMKSNLDRVVVATDSQEVFDVVKNFGGDVIMTDTNHLNGTSRIAEVCDKITDYDVVINIQGDEPLIEADMINSLIEVFKQENDLKMATLKHKLNKKEDIENPNFVKVITDKKDYAIYFSRSVIPYPRNENLDIYFKHVGIYGYKREFVLEYSKLESTPLENSESLEQLRVLENGYRIKVLETPYEIIGVDTAEELERVRKYILEKGIKI from the coding sequence ATGAAGTTTTTAGGAGTAATTCCAGCAAGATATGAGTCAACAAGATTACCAAGAAAGCCATTAAAGGATATTTGTGGTCATACAATGATAGAATGGGTTTATAAAAGAGCTATGAAATCAAATTTGGATAGAGTTGTTGTAGCAACAGATTCTCAAGAAGTTTTTGATGTAGTAAAAAATTTTGGTGGGGATGTAATTATGACAGATACTAACCACTTAAATGGAACTAGTAGAATAGCAGAGGTTTGTGATAAGATAACAGATTATGATGTAGTAATAAATATTCAAGGTGATGAACCATTGATTGAAGCAGATATGATAAACTCTTTAATAGAGGTTTTTAAACAGGAAAATGATTTGAAAATGGCAACATTAAAACATAAATTAAATAAAAAAGAGGATATAGAAAATCCGAATTTTGTTAAAGTTATTACTGATAAAAAAGATTATGCAATTTATTTTTCTAGAAGTGTAATTCCATATCCTAGAAATGAAAATTTAGACATATATTTTAAACATGTAGGAATATATGGATATAAAAGAGAATTTGTACTAGAGTATTCGAAGTTAGAAAGTACACCTTTAGAAAATTCAGAATCTTTAGAGCAGTTGAGAGTTTTAGAAAATGGTTATAGAATAAAAGTTTTAGAAACACCTTATGAGATCATAGGAGTTGATACAGCTGAAGAGTTAGAAAGAGTTAGAAAATATATTTTAGAAAAGGGAATTAAAATATAA
- a CDS encoding histidine phosphatase family protein, whose product MLRIYFVRHGETIWNTLKIFQGRSNSPLTELGIEQAKKLSVFLKDIEFNKVYSSPQERAMQTTKLILGDRNIDIVSIDEFQEINMGKVEGIPREDFEKNYPIEYHNFWNNAIDYNPSAYEGESYQEILERVQIGLNKLINENSSGNILVISHGVTLKAIFNIINEKGIDEFSKQAVPENTSTTIVEYDTTGFKIVKFSDTDHLK is encoded by the coding sequence ATGTTACGTATTTATTTTGTAAGACACGGTGAAACAATTTGGAATACACTTAAAATATTTCAAGGAAGATCTAACTCACCTTTAACTGAGTTAGGAATTGAGCAGGCGAAGAAACTTTCTGTTTTTTTAAAGGATATAGAGTTTAATAAAGTTTATTCTTCACCTCAAGAGAGAGCTATGCAAACAACTAAACTTATCTTAGGAGATAGAAATATTGATATCGTTTCAATTGATGAGTTTCAAGAGATTAATATGGGAAAAGTTGAAGGTATTCCAAGGGAAGATTTTGAAAAGAATTATCCTATTGAATATCACAATTTCTGGAATAATGCTATAGATTATAATCCAAGCGCATACGAAGGTGAAAGCTATCAAGAGATTCTTGAAAGAGTTCAAATTGGATTAAATAAACTTATAAATGAAAATTCTTCTGGAAATATTCTAGTTATAAGTCATGGAGTTACGCTAAAAGCTATTTTCAATATTATTAATGAAAAAGGAATTGATGAGTTTTCAAAACAAGCTGTTCCTGAAAATACAAGCACAACTATTGTTGAATATGATACAACTGGATTTAAAATTGTTAAGTTTTCAGATACAGATCATTTAAAATAA
- the ftsZ gene encoding cell division protein FtsZ, translating to MGNSKFNVNIKVMGIGGGGINALDEIVNSDIDEVTFFALNTDLQDLNSSKTPHKIQLGPTTTKGLGCGGNLELGEKATKESLSFIKNILRGTDFLFLTSTMGGGTGSAATSLIAKIAKEMNILTVAIVTKPFSFEGKRRMKIAEIGIKNLTPFVDSLIVIPNDKLLDNSKPNITVQEAFKKSNHVLLTAVKGMTDLMLAKGLINLDFADIKSLLLNSGEAILGFGEGSGENRAYKAAMAAVDSSLFERTMTGATKLLVNIVGPKDLNLIESSIIVDTMKQECAADIDDVLFGVSIDDNSLDTLKVILVANSFSNIKKGL from the coding sequence TTGGGAAATAGCAAATTTAATGTCAATATAAAAGTAATGGGCATTGGTGGCGGTGGTATAAATGCTCTTGATGAGATTGTAAATTCTGATATTGATGAAGTTACTTTTTTTGCACTTAATACCGATCTTCAAGATTTAAATAGCTCCAAAACTCCTCATAAAATTCAACTTGGACCAACGACAACAAAAGGTCTAGGTTGTGGAGGAAATTTGGAACTAGGTGAAAAAGCAACAAAAGAAAGCCTCTCATTTATAAAAAATATTCTTCGAGGAACAGACTTCTTATTTTTAACATCTACAATGGGTGGTGGAACTGGAAGTGCAGCAACATCTCTAATTGCTAAAATTGCTAAAGAGATGAATATTCTAACTGTTGCTATTGTCACTAAACCTTTTTCTTTTGAAGGAAAAAGGCGAATGAAAATTGCAGAAATAGGGATAAAAAATCTTACTCCATTTGTTGATTCACTTATTGTTATTCCCAATGATAAACTTTTAGATAACTCAAAACCAAATATAACAGTTCAAGAAGCCTTTAAAAAAAGTAACCATGTTCTTCTCACTGCAGTAAAAGGAATGACGGATTTAATGCTAGCAAAAGGACTTATCAACCTAGATTTTGCTGACATAAAATCTCTTCTTTTAAATTCTGGAGAAGCTATCTTAGGTTTTGGTGAAGGCTCTGGAGAAAATAGAGCGTATAAAGCTGCTATGGCTGCCGTTGACTCTTCTCTTTTTGAAAGGACAATGACAGGAGCAACAAAACTTCTAGTTAATATTGTTGGCCCTAAAGATTTAAATTTAATTGAATCTAGTATAATTGTTGACACTATGAAGCAAGAGTGTGCCGCTGACATAGATGACGTTCTATTTGGAGTTTCCATTGATGATAACTCTTTAGATACTTTAAAAGTTATTTTAGTAGCTAATTCATTTTCAAATATAAAAAAAGGACTTTAA
- a CDS encoding RluA family pseudouridine synthase has translation MEYVIDSSFHEVRLDRFLRKKYENTPLTEIFKGIRTGKIKVNGKKSKENYRLKEGDIVKVLLSGGETEIKSFMKISAKDMESLKKGIVYEDEKVVIFNKEADMVMHKGSGHEYGLSELFKSYYKTDEFNFVNRIDKSTSGLVIGAKNLTVTRELAEEVREGNTEKKYYILVDGLVLKDSFTLKTYLKKEETKVVELDSYEDGAKESISYFKILKRGKKKTILEGRLETGRTHQLRVQLSNLGHPIVGDGKYGKAGKNMFLFSYYCEIPKYGLKIELPLPKEYLDKLD, from the coding sequence ATGGAATATGTAATAGACTCTAGTTTTCATGAAGTTAGATTAGATAGATTTTTAAGAAAAAAATATGAAAATACTCCATTGACTGAAATTTTTAAAGGGATTAGAACTGGAAAAATAAAAGTTAATGGGAAAAAATCTAAAGAAAACTATAGATTAAAAGAGGGCGATATAGTCAAGGTTTTACTATCTGGTGGAGAAACAGAGATAAAATCATTTATGAAGATATCAGCTAAAGATATGGAAAGTTTAAAAAAAGGTATTGTTTATGAGGATGAAAAAGTAGTTATATTTAACAAAGAGGCAGATATGGTTATGCACAAAGGAAGTGGTCATGAATACGGTCTTTCAGAGTTATTTAAGAGCTACTATAAAACTGATGAATTTAATTTTGTAAATAGAATTGATAAATCTACATCTGGGTTAGTAATAGGTGCGAAGAATCTAACTGTAACAAGAGAATTAGCTGAAGAGGTTAGAGAGGGAAATACCGAGAAAAAATACTATATTCTTGTAGATGGTTTGGTTTTAAAAGATAGTTTCACTCTTAAAACATATCTAAAAAAAGAGGAAACAAAGGTTGTTGAACTTGATTCTTATGAAGATGGAGCGAAAGAGAGCATATCTTATTTCAAAATCTTAAAAAGAGGAAAGAAGAAAACTATTTTAGAAGGAAGATTAGAAACAGGAAGAACACATCAATTGAGAGTTCAACTTTCAAACCTAGGTCATCCTATAGTTGGAGATGGGAAATATGGAAAAGCTGGAAAAAATATGTTCTTATTCTCTTATTATTGTGAAATACCAAAATATGGTTTAAAAATAGAGTTACCTCTACCAAAAGAATACCTAGATAAATTAGATTAA
- the rodA gene encoding rod shape-determining protein RodA yields the protein MGKNHDLVVTVKRIKKMKNMILYMALCIVVISLLTVYSATIHKGTSFFYKEIVWIGLGIVTYFTFAFIDYRVYGKYYKIIYLINVIFLLLVFIIGDKRLGAQRWIDLGFITIQPSEFSKLFIVLTFSEVLATKFNSKFSGLKNIVATSFHIIPIFLLIAAQPDLGTSLVIVFLYLVLVFINGIDWKTIILLGIAGISMAPIGYFFLLKDYQKERVLTFLNPEADLLGSGWNVTQSMIAVGSGGVFGKGFLQGTQSKLRFLPESHTDFIAAVFLEERGLVGGCVLLVLYVLLLWGILRIGDKSEGFGKLICYGISAIFFFHIVINVGMVTGIMPVTGLPLLLMSYGGTSFLFAFAMLGIVQSINVYRE from the coding sequence ATGGGAAAAAATCATGATTTAGTAGTAACAGTTAAAAGAATAAAAAAAATGAAAAATATGATTTTATATATGGCACTTTGCATAGTCGTGATAAGTTTACTGACAGTTTACAGTGCGACTATTCATAAAGGAACATCATTTTTTTATAAAGAGATTGTTTGGATAGGATTAGGTATAGTTACATATTTTACCTTTGCTTTTATAGATTATAGAGTCTATGGAAAATATTATAAAATTATTTATCTGATAAATGTGATCTTCCTGTTATTAGTTTTTATTATTGGAGATAAAAGATTAGGAGCTCAAAGATGGATTGACTTAGGGTTTATAACAATACAGCCATCTGAGTTTTCAAAGTTATTTATAGTACTAACATTTTCCGAAGTTTTAGCTACTAAATTTAATAGTAAATTTTCAGGATTAAAAAATATTGTGGCAACAAGTTTTCATATTATTCCAATATTTTTACTTATAGCTGCTCAACCAGATTTAGGAACATCTTTAGTTATAGTTTTCTTATATTTAGTTTTAGTTTTTATAAACGGAATAGATTGGAAAACTATAATTTTATTAGGAATAGCAGGAATATCAATGGCACCAATAGGATACTTTTTTCTATTAAAAGATTACCAAAAAGAAAGAGTATTAACATTTTTAAACCCAGAAGCAGATTTATTAGGCAGTGGATGGAATGTAACTCAATCAATGATAGCGGTAGGATCAGGTGGAGTTTTCGGGAAAGGATTCTTGCAAGGAACTCAAAGTAAATTGAGATTTTTACCAGAATCACATACAGATTTTATAGCGGCAGTGTTTTTAGAAGAGAGAGGTTTAGTAGGTGGATGTGTTCTACTAGTTCTTTATGTGTTACTTCTATGGGGAATTTTAAGAATAGGAGATAAATCTGAAGGATTTGGAAAATTAATTTGCTATGGAATTTCTGCAATATTCTTTTTCCACATCGTAATAAATGTTGGAATGGTAACAGGTATAATGCCAGTTACAGGGCTTCCTCTTCTTCTTATGAGTTATGGAGGAACATCATTTTTGTTTGCATTTGCTATGCTAGGAATCGTTCAAAGTATAAATGTTTATAGGGAGTAG
- the dut gene encoding dUTP diphosphatase codes for MEKVIVKLVLENGVEAPKYMTEGAAGMDVKANITEPVTLKTLERKLIPTGIKMEIPFGYEVQVRPRSGLALKHGITLVNTPGTIDSDYRGEVGVILINLSNDEFIVNPGERIGQLVLQKVYKMEFEEVEELSTTVRAEGGFGHTGK; via the coding sequence ATGGAAAAAGTTATTGTGAAATTAGTGTTAGAAAATGGAGTAGAAGCGCCAAAGTATATGACAGAAGGTGCAGCTGGAATGGATGTAAAAGCAAATATAACAGAACCAGTAACACTAAAAACATTGGAAAGAAAATTAATTCCAACAGGAATAAAAATGGAGATTCCTTTTGGATATGAAGTTCAGGTAAGACCTAGAAGCGGATTGGCATTGAAGCATGGAATCACTTTAGTTAATACACCTGGAACAATTGATTCTGATTACAGAGGAGAAGTTGGAGTTATATTAATTAATTTAAGTAATGATGAATTCATAGTAAACCCTGGAGAGAGAATTGGACAATTAGTTCTTCAAAAGGTTTATAAAATGGAATTTGAGGAAGTAGAAGAGTTATCTACAACTGTTAGAGCTGAAGGTGGATTTGGTCATACAGGGAAATAG
- a CDS encoding pitrilysin family protein, with product MSIKVEKLDNGITLLTEDIKSINTASLGFFVRAGVKNELPGEEGISHFIEHLLFKGTTNRTAKEISEEIDDQGGMINAYTSVEKTAYYIQMTSNTLHKGIDILNDMFLNSTFTDENIEKERNVIIEEIRMYEDIPEEVVHEENLAFAITGVQSKKIAGSIESLKKIDRKAILKYFNDMYKPENLIVAVAGNIDHDNVFKQLNNGIGQLKDNSTPRAYDGGMLINSGEKVISQETNQVHLCLNTPGVSNVDEDRIAMSVISNVLGGNMSSRLFQKIREERGLAYSVYSYTSNFDEGGLFTVYAGTTHEDYKEVISIIESELKELKENGITEKELNRAKNQFLSMVTFGLESSKGKMTRMAGSYLVHGYVKDIDSVIKEIEDVTLEDIKRVAKKIFIEDKLSKTILGNI from the coding sequence ATGAGTATAAAAGTTGAGAAGTTAGATAATGGAATAACATTGCTAACAGAGGATATAAAAAGTATAAATACTGCAAGCTTAGGTTTTTTTGTAAGAGCTGGAGTAAAAAATGAATTGCCTGGTGAAGAGGGAATCTCTCATTTTATAGAGCATTTATTATTTAAAGGGACAACAAATAGAACAGCTAAAGAGATTTCAGAAGAGATTGATGATCAAGGTGGAATGATAAATGCATATACAAGTGTTGAAAAAACAGCTTATTATATTCAAATGACATCAAATACCCTACATAAAGGAATTGATATTCTAAATGATATGTTTCTAAACTCAACGTTTACGGATGAAAACATTGAAAAGGAAAGAAATGTAATCATAGAAGAGATTAGAATGTATGAGGATATTCCAGAAGAGGTTGTACATGAGGAGAATTTGGCTTTCGCAATAACAGGTGTTCAAAGTAAGAAAATAGCCGGTTCAATTGAGAGTTTAAAAAAGATAGATAGAAAAGCCATTTTAAAATATTTTAATGATATGTATAAACCTGAGAATTTAATAGTTGCAGTTGCAGGAAATATAGATCATGATAATGTATTTAAACAGCTGAATAATGGGATAGGGCAATTGAAAGATAATAGTACTCCTAGAGCGTATGATGGTGGTATGCTTATAAATTCAGGTGAAAAAGTAATCTCTCAAGAAACAAATCAAGTACATCTATGTTTAAATACTCCTGGAGTTTCAAATGTTGATGAAGATAGGATTGCAATGTCAGTTATATCAAATGTTTTAGGTGGAAACATGAGCTCGAGATTATTCCAGAAAATAAGAGAAGAAAGAGGATTGGCTTATTCTGTTTATTCATATACTTCTAATTTTGACGAAGGTGGACTATTCACTGTATATGCAGGAACTACACATGAGGATTATAAAGAGGTTATATCTATAATCGAAAGTGAATTAAAAGAACTGAAAGAAAATGGAATAACAGAAAAAGAATTAAATAGAGCAAAGAATCAATTCTTAAGTATGGTTACATTTGGACTTGAAAGTAGTAAGGGGAAAATGACTAGAATGGCAGGATCATATTTAGTTCATGGTTATGTGAAAGATATTGATTCAGTAATCAAAGAGATTGAAGACGTAACACTTGAAGATATAAAGAGAGTTGCAAAAAAAATATTTATAGAAGATAAACTATCTAAAACTATTTTAGGTAATATATAA
- a CDS encoding LptF/LptG family permease: MKKLDIYISKNFLKSFFLSLIAFINIFILSQLFKIIRYITAGRMSISESITYILYLLPKIFIEVTPLAILLGSLMCINRMASNLEIISLKTSGISFRRIVRFPIILSFLISLVVFQVMNRVHPFALSKSRALRAGRDISTRVLPTTKNNAFLRTEKNIVYYIKIVNRVKNVGSSLEIIKLDEEFQNIKEIITAKSGVFDNDKNTWILKDVVINNFENKAQKIEKSYIDLELDKAPGDFITIQGDPDELTNAEITKTIRDIRITGGDTKESLAVLGKRYSFPFASFIVSFLGLSLGSRYVRGASAISIALSVGLGYSYYIVQASFEALSVNGILNPFISGWIPNIIFLCLGIYFMRKAEY, encoded by the coding sequence ATGAAGAAGTTAGATATATATATAAGTAAAAATTTTTTAAAATCATTTTTTCTAAGTTTGATTGCATTTATTAATATATTTATATTGAGTCAATTGTTTAAAATAATAAGATATATAACAGCAGGAAGAATGAGTATATCAGAATCAATAACGTACATATTATATCTATTACCTAAAATATTTATAGAGGTTACACCTTTGGCAATACTTTTAGGATCGTTGATGTGTATAAATAGAATGGCATCTAATTTAGAGATAATTTCATTGAAAACATCAGGAATAAGTTTTAGAAGAATTGTAAGATTTCCTATAATATTATCATTTTTAATATCTTTAGTTGTTTTTCAGGTAATGAATAGAGTTCATCCTTTTGCATTGAGCAAAAGTCGAGCGTTAAGAGCAGGAAGAGATATTTCAACAAGAGTTTTACCAACAACAAAAAACAATGCTTTTTTAAGAACTGAAAAAAATATAGTTTATTATATTAAAATAGTTAATAGAGTTAAAAATGTGGGGAGCTCTTTAGAGATTATAAAATTAGATGAGGAGTTTCAAAATATTAAAGAGATAATAACTGCGAAGAGTGGAGTTTTTGATAATGATAAAAATACTTGGATTTTAAAAGATGTAGTTATTAATAATTTTGAAAATAAAGCTCAGAAAATTGAAAAAAGTTATATTGATTTAGAACTAGATAAGGCTCCAGGAGATTTTATAACTATACAAGGAGATCCTGATGAGTTGACAAATGCTGAGATAACCAAAACAATTAGAGATATTCGTATAACAGGTGGAGATACAAAAGAATCACTTGCAGTTTTAGGAAAGAGATATTCATTTCCTTTTGCTAGTTTTATAGTTTCGTTTTTAGGATTATCTTTAGGAAGTAGATATGTAAGAGGAGCTTCGGCAATAAGTATTGCATTAAGTGTAGGATTGGGATATTCATATTATATAGTTCAAGCATCATTTGAGGCTTTAAGTGTAAATGGGATATTGAACCCGTTTATAAGTGGATGGATTCCAAATATTATATTTTTATGTTTGGGGATATACTTCATGAGGAAAGCTGAATATTAA
- a CDS encoding LptF/LptG family permease, with product MKIIEKYILEDVKMPIIFGVSLFTFIFLIEIIVSLMENIIVKGISMIDVLRILSFYLPPILSQTIPMGVFLGVMITFSKFTRTSEATAMSSIGMSLKDILKPIVLLASIITIFIFFLQESIIPRSFTKLEEITMKIAYENPVFQLKEKILIDEVDEYSLYIDRIERKTNEAQNVLIFQKDDKSTYPTILLGDKAYWKNVNMVLEDSKFYTFNPDGTLKLEGEFKQKKIPLSSYFQEISIEVKDIEAMSIKDLFKGLKDKNKIEKIPYLVEINRKIAIPLSTVVLAVLGVLLSIGHHRSGKGASFGISLAVIFTYIVFLNVGMVMANKAIVSPYVGVWLPNLLLVGGTLLLYKRKAGGAR from the coding sequence ATGAAAATAATAGAGAAATATATATTGGAAGATGTAAAAATGCCAATAATATTTGGAGTTTCACTATTTACGTTTATTTTTTTAATAGAGATAATAGTTTCTCTTATGGAAAATATAATAGTAAAAGGGATATCTATGATAGATGTATTAAGAATATTATCATTTTACCTTCCTCCAATTTTATCTCAAACAATACCCATGGGTGTATTTTTAGGAGTTATGATAACTTTTTCTAAATTTACTAGAACAAGTGAAGCTACAGCAATGAGTTCAATAGGAATGTCGTTAAAAGATATATTGAAGCCAATAGTATTATTGGCTTCAATAATAACAATATTTATTTTCTTTTTACAGGAAAGTATTATTCCAAGATCATTTACAAAGCTAGAAGAGATAACTATGAAAATAGCGTATGAAAATCCTGTTTTTCAATTAAAAGAAAAGATATTGATAGATGAAGTAGATGAATATAGCTTGTATATTGATAGAATAGAAAGAAAAACTAATGAAGCTCAAAATGTTCTTATCTTTCAAAAAGATGACAAGAGTACATATCCAACAATATTATTAGGTGATAAAGCATATTGGAAAAATGTAAATATGGTATTAGAGGATTCGAAGTTCTATACTTTTAATCCAGATGGTACGCTAAAGTTAGAAGGTGAATTTAAACAAAAGAAAATTCCTTTAAGTTCATACTTCCAAGAGATAAGTATTGAAGTGAAAGATATAGAAGCGATGTCGATAAAAGATCTATTTAAAGGACTAAAAGATAAAAATAAAATTGAAAAAATACCATATTTGGTAGAGATTAACAGAAAAATAGCGATTCCACTTTCAACAGTTGTTTTAGCAGTACTTGGTGTTCTACTTTCAATAGGGCATCATAGAAGTGGTAAAGGTGCAAGTTTTGGAATTAGTTTAGCAGTTATATTTACTTATATTGTATTTTTGAATGTTGGAATGGTAATGGCAAATAAGGCGATAGTGTCACCTTATGTAGGAGTTTGGCTACCAAATCTATTATTAGTTGGTGGAACATTATTACTATATAAAAGAAAAGCAGGTGGTGCTAGATGA
- a CDS encoding CvpA family protein: MYLDILIAIILIFAVIEGLKDGFLLQFFSIFGIFIDFIIAQKFTPIVMNKLSISHNENNFLLTYIGVFIASYFAIAILMFFIGVILKNQNKGFLSRGLGGIFGLVKGLVVAVIVLFIFNYSAQKYTALKKYGIESKTNEVFLEKSHYIEEYLPKELKSELNYIKGKELVEKYFNKMF; encoded by the coding sequence ATGTACTTAGATATTTTAATAGCAATAATACTTATATTTGCAGTAATTGAAGGATTGAAAGATGGATTTTTATTACAATTTTTTTCAATATTTGGAATCTTTATAGATTTTATAATAGCTCAAAAATTTACACCAATTGTTATGAACAAGTTATCAATAAGTCATAATGAAAACAATTTTTTACTAACATATATAGGAGTTTTTATAGCTTCTTATTTTGCAATAGCTATTTTGATGTTCTTCATAGGGGTTATTTTAAAAAATCAAAATAAAGGTTTTTTATCAAGAGGACTTGGAGGAATATTTGGTTTAGTAAAAGGGCTAGTAGTTGCAGTAATTGTACTGTTTATTTTTAATTATTCAGCTCAGAAGTATACTGCTTTAAAAAAATATGGGATTGAAAGCAAAACGAATGAAGTTTTCTTAGAAAAATCTCATTATATAGAAGAGTATCTGCCAAAGGAACTTAAATCAGAGTTGAATTACATTAAAGGAAAAGAACTGGTAGAAAAGTATTTTAATAAAATGTTTTAG
- a CDS encoding class I SAM-dependent rRNA methyltransferase: protein MAKVILESGKEKKIRNFYPNVFKDEIADTFGKIENGDIVEVCTTDGEIVGKGYVAESTNAYVRMLTTKDVAVDKTLILEKIKRAYEKRKHILAETNCVRAFYSEADGIPGLIIDKFDKYVSVQFRNSGLEVAFRQEIINAIKKVMKPKGIYERSDVENRTHEGVEQQTGIIYGEIPDRIVMEDNGLKYLVDIVDGQKTGFFLDQRDSRKFIRPFLNENTRFLDVFSSSGGFSVAALKEGCKKVVAIDKEPHALELCKENYELNEFTNEFETAEGDAFLMLKILANRGEKFDVITLDPPSLIKKRIDVPRGRDMFFSLCDESFKLIEDGGIVGVITCAYHMSLQDLIEVTRMAASKNGKLLQVIGINYQPEDHPWILHVPETLYLKALWVRVVNN from the coding sequence ATGGCAAAAGTAATATTAGAATCAGGAAAAGAGAAAAAAATTAGGAATTTTTATCCGAATGTTTTTAAAGATGAAATAGCAGATACATTTGGAAAAATTGAAAATGGAGATATAGTTGAAGTTTGTACAACGGATGGAGAGATTGTTGGAAAAGGATATGTTGCAGAATCAACAAATGCTTATGTAAGAATGTTAACAACAAAAGATGTAGCTGTAGACAAAACTCTTATTTTAGAAAAAATAAAAAGAGCTTATGAAAAGAGAAAACATATCTTAGCAGAAACTAACTGTGTAAGAGCGTTTTATTCAGAGGCAGATGGAATTCCAGGATTAATTATTGATAAGTTTGATAAATATGTATCTGTTCAATTTAGAAATTCAGGATTAGAAGTAGCTTTTAGACAAGAGATAATAAATGCAATTAAGAAAGTTATGAAACCAAAGGGAATATATGAGAGAAGTGATGTTGAAAATAGAACTCACGAGGGAGTAGAGCAACAAACAGGAATTATATATGGAGAAATTCCAGATAGAATAGTTATGGAAGATAATGGATTAAAATATTTAGTAGATATAGTTGATGGACAAAAAACAGGATTCTTCTTGGATCAAAGAGATTCTAGAAAATTTATTAGACCATTTTTAAATGAGAATACAAGATTCCTTGATGTTTTCTCAAGTAGTGGTGGGTTCTCAGTTGCTGCATTAAAGGAAGGATGTAAAAAAGTTGTTGCGATTGATAAAGAACCACATGCGTTAGAGTTATGTAAGGAGAACTATGAGTTAAACGAATTCACTAATGAATTTGAAACAGCAGAGGGTGATGCGTTCTTAATGCTAAAAATATTAGCAAATAGAGGAGAAAAATTCGATGTAATAACATTAGACCCACCATCTTTAATAAAGAAAAGAATAGATGTTCCAAGAGGAAGAGATATGTTCTTTAGTCTTTGTGATGAGAGTTTTAAATTAATAGAAGATGGAGGAATTGTAGGAGTTATAACATGTGCATACCATATGAGTCTTCAAGATTTAATAGAAGTTACGAGAATGGCAGCTTCAAAAAATGGAAAGCTATTACAAGTAATCGGAATTAACTATCAACCAGAAGATCATCCATGGATATTACATGTTCCAGAAACTTTATATTTAAAAGCTTTATGGGTAAGAGTAGTAAATAATTAA